A single Drechmeria coniospora strain ARSEF 6962 chromosome 03, whole genome shotgun sequence DNA region contains:
- a CDS encoding pheromone-regulated membrane protein has product MGCLRHRKKEADGFTDHKWDYISLTDFKAKGCGPGFFYGYLWLNLFLSVAVYAVDIFIAVNLLAFSRWSSKIKPAIPIDVSKWIFSGCIIASFVNLAFEGIRAARVMKRRNVAECYMDSLAARWESIRLGSGQGWKRFLVFTELTKSNKGAEYIALFTYFNFQSWIRVVLCSGPRQVVNALTLRSVYVTKLEPTATSVGGSILGFFDKIKILASEDYQQAVILSGMCFTIVVWVFSAIYLLSAVLFYLFFLIHWIPRADGGLTGYCERKVNKRLTKIVTTKVNKALAKGQAKREKADALAMGNGEKPPLERAATLPVISDFADPSDEDSLPCMPVLGHNGTSVTLPVYSSRPETPLGLDRTAVGQKRPLHRQTGSSASAASYSSRAPLVGAAADIAHDRAPVEAAGAHFLDYNSATAPRPGTSGSQRSFGPRPGYGFANGTLAGSSLRRHLTASPEPMDTAITRRPVGGPTTAPANPYGRPNERPQQPPYMGTYDANAPGGRARPTPSDAAHEMATPVSGFTAPSAYQGWRNLTGSGPAGGPRQPPRRNFTAPMPAGGPIGALQGRPGTAHSVRSASSYQPYRAEPGNAQGRLEGPYRPIDEGGRRY; this is encoded by the exons ATGGGTTGCCTTCGTCACCGAAAgaaggaggccgacggcttCACCGACCACAAATGGGACTACATCAGCCTCACCGACTTCAAGGCGAAAGGTTGCGGCCCGGGCTTCTTCTACGGCTACCTCTGGCTCAATTTGTTCTTGTCCGTTGCCGTCTACGCCGTCGACatcttcatcgccgtcaaCCTGCTCGCCTTCAGCCGATGGTCGTCCAAGATCAAACCGGCGATCCCCATCGACGTTTCCAAATGGATCTTCTCCGGCTGCATCATCGCCTCCTTCGTCAACCTCGCCTTCGAGGGCATCCGCGCCGCCCGCGTCATGAAGCGCCGCAACGTCGCCGAATGCTACATGGACAGCCTCGCAGCTCGCTGGGAATCGATCCGTCTCGGATCCGGTCAAGGCTGGAAGCGGTTTCTGGTCTTCACCGAGTTGACCAAGAGTAACAAGGGTGCCGAGTACATTGCCCTGTTTACCTACTTCAACTTCCAGT CCTGGATTCGTGTCGTTCTATGCTCTGGTCCTCGCCAGGTCGTCAATGCATTGACGCTCAGGTCCGTCTACGTGACCAAGCTTGAGCCCACCGCCACTAGCGTTGGAGGATCCATCCTCGGCTTCTTCGACAAGATCAAGATCCTCGCATCCGAAGACTACCAGCAAGCCGTCATTCTCTCCGGCATGTGCttcaccatcgtcgtctgGGTCTTCTCCGCCATCTATCTCCTGTCCGCCGTCCTGTTCTACCTTTTCTTCCTCATCCACTGGATCCctcgtgccgacggcggactCACCGGATACTGCGAGCGCAAGGTCAACAAGAGGCTCACCAAGATTGTCACGACCAAGGTGAACAAGGCGCTTGCCAAAGGTCAGGCGAAGAGGGAGAAGGCGGACGCTCTAGCCATGGGCAATGGCGAAAAGCCCCCGCTGGAGCGTGCGGCCACGCTCCCCGTCATCTCGGATTTTGCCGACCCGTCCGACGAGGATAGTCTGCCCTGCATGCCCGTCTTGGGGCATAACGGGACGTCCGTCACCCTGCCAGTGTATTCGTCTCGCCCGGAAACACCCCTCGGGCTCGACCGCACGGCCGTTGGCCAAAAACGACCACTGCACCGCCAGACTGGTTCGTCTGCTTCCGCCGCCAGCTACTCTTCGAGAGCACCGCTGGTGGGAGCGGCGGCCGATATCGCACACGATAGGGCACCGGTAGAAGCTGCCGGCGCACACTTCTTGGACTACAACTCCGCGACGGCTCCACGACCGGGTACGTCCGGATCTCAAAGAAGTTTCGGACCTCGCCCAGGTTATGGGTTCGCCAACGGTACCTTGGCCGGGTCCTCTCTGCGGCGCCACCTCACTGCCAGTCCCGAACCTATGGATACGGCGATCACGAGGCGCCCAGTTGGcggcccgacgacggcgcccgcgaATCCGTACGGTCGCCCGAACGAGCGTCCTCAGCAGCCACCGTATATGGGCACGTACGACGCTAACGCACCTGGCGGTCGCGCTCGCCCTACCCCATCGGACGCCGCACACGAAATGGCCACGCCCGTGTCCGGCTTCACAGCTCCATCGGCATATCAAGGGTGGAGAAATCTGACGGGGTCGGGTCCTGCAGGTGGGCCCCGACAACCACCACGGAGGAACTTCACGGCTCCGATGCCGGCTGGCGGCCCCATCGGTGCCTTGCAAGGCCGGCCTGGAACAGCGCATAGCGTTCGTAGCGCATCGAGCTATCAGCCATACAGAGCCGAACCGGGCAACGCGCAAGGTCGATTGGAGGGCCCGTATAGGcccatcgacgagggcgggcgCAGGTACTAG
- a CDS encoding lactoylglutathione lyase codes for MASTTIRVKDPKESVKFYEFLGMKLVLKLEYPEAKFDLYFLGYDSPKAASHGRPTVDREGLIELTHNYGTENDASYSVNNGNKEPHRGFGHTCISVDNIQAACRRIEDGGYKFQKKLTDGRMNHIAFALDPDGYWVEIVGQKPVEETAGVTETDVMTYRMNHTMLRVRDAEKSLKFYQEVMGMSLIRTHEAPAAGFNLYFLAYPGDQGLPKENGLSQSQREGLLELTWNYGTEKEEGFAYHNGNDQPQGFGHICVSVDDLDAACERFDDLKCRWKKRLTDGRMKNVAFLLDPDGYWIEVLQNSRYSDKYEILGGATR; via the exons ATGGCGTCCACGAC GATTCGAGTGAAGGACCCCAAGGAGTCGG TGAAGTTTTACGAGTTCCTCGGCATGAAGCTGGTACTGAAGCTCGAGTACCCTGAGGCGAAATTTGACTTGTACTTCTTGGGCTACGATAGCCCCAAGGCGGCCTCCCACGGCCGACCTACCGTCGATCGAGAGGGGCTCATCGAGCTGACGCACAACTACGGCACCGAGAATGACGCGTCGTACAGCGTCAACAACGGCAACAAAGAGCCGCACCGTGGATTCGGCCACACGTGCATCAGCGTCGACAACATTCAGGCGGCCTGCCGGCGaatcgaggacggcggctaCAAGTTCCAGAAGAAGCTGACGGACGGTCGGATGAACCACATTGCCTTTGCCCTGGACCCAGATGGCTACTGGGTCGAGATTGTGGGGCAGAAGCCGgtggaggagacggccggcgtgacggagacggacgTGATGACGTACCGCATG AACCACACCATGCTCCGCGTCAGGGATGCGGAGAAGTCGCTCAAGTTTTACCAGGAGGTCATGGGAATGTCGTTGATCAGGACCCACGAGGCtccggccgccggcttcaACCTGTACTTCCTCGCCTACCCTGGCGACCAGGGGCTGCCCAAGGAAAACGGATTGAGCCAGAGCCAGCGCGAAGGTCTCTTGGAGCTGACGTGGAACTACGGTACCGAAAAGGAGGAGGGCTTTGCGTACCACAACGGCAACGACCAACCGCAGGGCTTCGGCCACATCT GTGTCTcggtcgacgacctcgatgCCGCCTGCGAGCGGTTTGACGACTTGAAATGTAGGTGGAAGAAGAGGCTCACCGATGGACGCATGAAAAATGTCGCCTTCCTCTTAGATCCCGACGGGTACTGGATCGAGGTTCTGCAGAAC